The nucleotide sequence AAGTATCCGTACTTGGCTGTGCCGTGAATGGACCTGGAGAAGCCAGGGAAGCAGATATTGGAATTGCAGGGGCTCGTGGCGAAGGGATGCTGTTCCGCTATGGCGAAATGATTCGCAAAGTACCAGAAGCGGAACTTGTAAACGAATTGAAGAAAGAAATTGACCATATTGTGCAATGCTATGAAGAGACAGGTGAAATTCCTGGTCGCAAACATTAAGGAATAGCATTCGAAATAGGAGATTAAAGAAATGCGGGATGATCGATTATGACCACGAATCGGGAGGCGACAATCGCTTCTCTAGATAAGCATACGATTCAGCAAATTTGCGGAGCTGCTACGTACAAGCGCGGCGAAGCTTACTTGCGTTTAGGTCATATCCTCTCGATGAAGCGGGAGTTGGATGGTCAAAGTTACCGCGCTAACGTGAAGGGCAACCAGTTTAAGCGGTATGAAGTAGAAATCACATTTGAGCAGGATGGCCGTGTGAAAGCATCATGTGAATGTACAAGTTATAATTCTCAAACCTACTGCAAACATGTCGCTGCAGTACTTCTTTCACTTGTAAATCACAAGGAAACGGAGACGACAACAGAACAACCCACGATTACCGAACGGGACACACAGCTTACAAAGCAAGTGATGCACCTGTTCGATCGTGCTCTGAATCGACAATCTGAGCATCCGGATGAACAGGTTGAACGAGATGATGAAGATACAGAACTACTGAATATAGAGTTCACCTGTAAACTGCTGAAGGGCTATTCGAATAGCCCTATGTTTGCGATGATGATGAAGGTAGGCTCCTCCAGACTGTATATCGTACAAAGAATGAAAGATTTTTTGCGGAACATCGATTCGAGTACACCGATGGTTTTCGCGAAGCACTTTACATATGATCCACAAGAACATCGGTTTAGAGATGCAGACTTACAGCTGATAAAGCTCATGATTGAAGCGATGTATGCGGAAGAGATTTATAAAGATCTCTTCCACTCGTTCTCCTCCTATTCCCATCGTGAAGAACGGATAATGATGATACCTCCACCGATTTGGGACAAAATGGCGCCTTTATTCAATCAGGTGAATATTGCATTCGAGGAAAAGCCAGGTGTGTTGCACCGGATGGAATTGATGGAGGGTAGTCTTCCAATTACAGTTCAGCTTGATAAAGCAGGAGAAGATGGCTATCAGCTTGCGATTGACGGGCTTAAAAACTCACTCTTTCTCGATAACTACCGCATCGCTGCAGTAGGAGGCTTGCTTTATAAAGCTGAACCTGAGCAATTGCGCCGATTTGCGGAGCTTAAGCGAATGTTTCATTATGAGCAGGATACGAGACTGCTTATTAGCACCGATCAAATTGAACCTTTCATCGATCGTGTCGTTCGAGGCTTGAAGCAGGTCGTTGATGTGGAAATTTCGCCACAAATCGCGGACCGCATCGTGAATCCCCCGCTAAAAGCACATATGTATCTCGATTTCATCGATAATAAGCTGCTTGCGAAGCTTGAATACAACTATGATGACATTGTCATCACACCGTTGCCACAATCGCATATTCAATCATCGCGTTCAGATGTGTTATTAATGCGCGACATTGAACGTGAGCATCGGATTATGAGCTTAATTGAAAGATCGGCGTTTAAATTTAATGGCAAAGATGTTTATCTCGATCAGGAAGATGATATTTATGACTTTTTATATGGGACGTTGCCACAGCTTGAAAATGATGTTGACATCTATGCAACCGCAGCGGTGAATGCAGTTATGGGTACGATTGAGTATCGCCCAAAAGCGCGTTTAGATGTCGATATAGGCACGAACTGGTTGGAAGTGTCCTTTGACATGGAAGGAATGGATGAAGCAGAAATTCAAAAGCTTCTTCGCAACTTAGTCGAAAAGAAGAAATATTATCGTACGGCAGATGGAGCATTCCTGTCGCTTGAGCAAGATAACTTTAGAGAAATTAATCGACTGTTTGAGGAGTTAGATTTAAGAAGACCAGAGATGAACGGCAACCGTCTGCGGATGCCGGCTGTACGCAGTTTTCAACTGATGGATCAATTTGGTAAAGCTTCAGGTGTTCAGCTTGGAAAGACGCTAAGAAAGCTTTGGGACGATTTGCGCAATCCGGACAATCTTGATTTCGAAGTGCCGGCCAGTTTAGAAACCATATTGCGTGATTATCAAAAATATGGCTACCAATGGTTGAAGACGTTGTCTCATTACGGGTTAGGCGGTATTTTGGCTGATGACATGGGACTGGGGAAGACGATTCAGAGTATCGTTTATATTGTATCTGAGACAGAAGGAAGTACTGAGGAGTCACTCGCTCAACGAGCGCCAGTACTGATCGTTTGTCCGGCATCGCTTATCTACAACTGGGCAAGAGAGTTTCAACGCTTCGCACCACAGCTGCGAGTAGTTGTTGCGGCAGGCGATCGTGAAGAGCGTAGCGAACTGATGGCTGATTTCCAAGGCGCAGACGTCTGGATTACTTCGTATCCGTTGTTGCGTAGAGATATAGAGTCGTATGAGCAGCAACATTTCCGCACGCTGTTTCTCGATGAAGCGCAAGCGATTAAAAACTATGCTTCCTTGACCGCGCACGCTGTTCGCAGATTGCAAGCGACGCAACGATTTGCGCTAACGGGTACACCGATTGAAAATACGATAGATGAGCTTTGGTCAATTTTTGAGGCGATCTTCCCAGGGTTGTTCAGTGGGAAGAAGGCATTCTCTGAGCTACCTCGGGAAAAAATTGCTCGAATCGTAAAACCGTTCATCTTACGCCGTTTGAAACGTGATGTACTCAAAGAGTTGCCGGACAAAATCGAAAGCGTACAGCCGTCCGAGCTTTCAACCGAGCAAAAGGCGTTATATCTTGCTTATTTGGAAAAGTTGCAAAGCGATGTAGTTCATGACCTCGCACACGGTGGATTCCAAAAAAGCAGGATGAAGATTTTAGCGGGACTCACTAGACTGCGACAGCTTTGCTGCCATCCAGGGCTATTCGTTAGCGGATATGAAGGCACATCGGGTAAGCTTGACCAACTGATGGAGATTGTGGACGAGTGTCAAGGCAGCGGTAAACGAATGTTGATCTTCTCGCAGTTCACTTCGATGCTGGACATTATTCGCAAAGAATTAGACCAGCGAGAGCGGTCGTACTTTTATTTGGATGGCTCTACACCAGCGCTGACACGAGTAGAAATGAGTGGTCAATTCAATGAGGGTGAACGAGACATCTTCCTGATCTCTTTAAAGGCTGGAGGCACAGGGCTGAACTTGATTGGTGCCGATACTGTTGTACTCTACGACTTATGGTGGAATCCTGCAGTAGAGCAGCAAGCTGCCGATCGTGCGCATCGAATTGGTCAGAAGAATGTCGTGCAGGTCATCCGTCTTGTTGCGCAAGGGACGATCGAAGAGAAGATGTTGGAGCTGCAGCAACGGAAGAAGGATTTGATCGAGGAGGTAATACAGCCGGGTGATGCGGCCATCTCCACGTTAACTGAAGCGGATATTCGTGAACTACTGGAAATTTAATGACTATAAATGCCGGAACTGGGGAAATACTAACAAGTATAGCCCAAGCTCCGGCTTTTTTTGTTTTCGATGAAGGAGCGAGAGCGGGTAGAGTACGAATGGAGAGGATGATCGTTATGACCTTTAGCTCGATCCTGATGCTAGTTCAAGTCTTTTTCGCTGTCGTAATCGGTGTCTACTTTTGGAATTTACTCCGCAACCAGAAAAGCAATCGCACAGCGGTAGATCGTGAATCTCGCAAAGAGATGGATAAACTTCGCAAGCTTCGCTCGATTTCATTAACGAAGCCACTGGCTGAGAAGACGCGCCCAGAGACGATGAGCGATATCGTTGGGCAGAAGGAAGGGCTTCGTGCTTTGAAGGCCGCACTTTGTGGCGGTAATCCACAGCATGTTCTTGTCTATGGTCCTCCAGGAGTAGGGAAAACTGCGGCAGCGCGAGTCATATTGGAAGAAGCGAAAAAAAATGTGATATCTCCTTTTAGGCATGAGGCAAAATTTATTGAAATCGATGCGACAACAGCACGATTTGATGAGCGGGGCATTGCCGACCCGTTGATCGGTTCCGTTCATGATCCGATCTATCAAGGTGCAGGTGCGATGGGCGTTGCTGGCATTCCTCAGCCGAAGCCGGGCGCAGTAACAAAAGCACATGGGAGCATCTTATTCATTGATGAGATTGGCGAATTGCATCCGATACAGCTAAATAAGCTGCTTAAAGTATTAGAAGATCGGAAGGTTTTTTTAGAGAGCGCTTATTATCATGCTGAAGATACGAATATTCCACTGTACATCCATGACATATTTCAAAACGGGTTGCCCGCAGATTTCCGGCTTGTTGGTGCGACAACAAGATCGCCTGGAGAATTACCTGCTGCTCTTCGCAGTCGATGCATGGAAGTGTTTTTCCGCCCGCTACTTCCAGATGAGATTGAACAAATTGCTGAAAATGCGATTGTGAAAATCGGATATCAACCTCAAAAAGCAGCGCTTGAGGTTGTGAAACGCTATGCCACAAATGGTAGAGAAGCGGTTAATATCATTCAACTGGCAGCAGGACTTGCGCTATCAGAAAATCGCAATGAATTGGCTGCATCGGATATTGAGTGGGTTGTGAATAGTAGCCAGCTTCCGCCACGTCCTGATCGCAAAGTGCCAACAGAACCACAAATCGGTCTTGTGAACGGGTTAGCTGTTTATGGACCGAGTATGGGGGCGCTGCTTGAAATAGAAGTAACCGCAATTCCGGTAATGAATGGAAGAGGTCAATTCACGATAACTGGCGTTGTCGACGAAGAGGAGCTTAATGGTGGACACCGTGTACTGCGACGCAAGAGCATGGCGAAAGGCTCGCTTGATAATGTGTTGACCGTGCTTAGACGGCACCATCTACAGCCGGACAACTATGATCTTCATGTCAATTTCCCTGGTGGAACGCCTGTGGATGGACCGTCTGCTGGTGTTGCAATGGCGGTTGCGATCGCTTCAGCTATTACGAAGCGACCGATCGACAATAAGCTTGCGATGACGGGCGAAGTGAGTATCCATGGTGGTGTAAAGCCTGTTGGTGGTGTTGTCACAAAGGTGGAGGCTGCTTTTCAGGCAGGTGTTGAGCGGGTATTAATTCCGAAGGAAAATTGGCAGCAAATCTTTGAGGGATTAGAGGGAGTTCAAGTTATTGCGGTGGATCGTATTGAAGAAGTGTTCGATCATGTATTTGGTGAACATAAGCTGCACGTAACTCCGGATTGGCAAGTTAGCGAGCTTCCGGTCGCAGCAGACACTTTTGCAGCAGCGCCGTCAGGCTCTGTGCTTCATGCCAGTGTGTTGCCTGTAGATAGTGGGCATGCTTAATCGTAAACCGTAGAGCTGTTTCATTCATTGTGAATGGGACGGCTTTTTTTATTTGTCATAACGATAGCAAATCGACGAACGGATCGGAAAGCAGAGTCATTACAGAATAGTGCTGTGATTGATAATCGGATTGAAAAGGTATACCATACCATATAGGTATGGATAACCAACAAAACAGATTTAAAGCTCTGTTATCATTCAACTATAAGCAAAAATACGTAAGGAGAAGATGTACGAATGGGCCTCAAGATCACAGTAGAACGCACAACAGCTCCCAAGCAAAAACCGGACACTTCCAAACTAAGCTTCGGCAAACATTTTACAGATCACATGTTCATTATGGAATATGATACGGGTATGGGCTGGCATGATCCTCGGATCGTTCCGTATCAGCCGATCTCGTTGGATCCGGCAGCCAAGGTGTTCCATTATGGACAAACTGTATTCGAAGGAATGAAAGCGTATAAAACCCCAGAGGGTCCGGTATTGATGTTCCGTCCCTTTAAAAATTTGCAGCGACTGAATCGCTCCAATGCACGTCTTAGCATTCCGTCCCTAGATGAAGATCTAATCATGGAGGGGTTGAAGCAACTCATCAAGATAGATGAAGATTGGATTCCGACTGCACAAGGAACTTCACTCTATATTCGTCCGTTCGTAATTTCGACGCAAGCAACGCTGGGTGTTGCCCCTTCAGAAAGTTATTATTTTATAATCATTTTGTCACCTGTGGGTTCCTATTACGAAGAAGGAATTAACCCGGTTAGCATCTATGTTGAATCCGAATACGTTCGGGCCGTTACGGGCGGAGTCGGGAATGCCAAGACCGGGGGAAATTATGCTGCAGGTCTTAAAGCACAGCAGGAAGCTACCGAGAAAGGGTATTCGCAAGTACTCTGGCTGGATGGCGTCCACCGTAAATATATCGAGGAAGTCGGAAGCATGAACGTGTTCTTCAAGGTTGCGGGTAAAGTAATTACGCCTGCGCTCAATGGGAGCATATTGGACGGTGTTACCCGGGATTCGGTCATCCGAGTGCTCAAGCACTGGAACATTGAAGTTGAGGAAAAAACGATTTCTATTGACGAGATCGTCGAAGCGCATCGGACAGGGGCGTTGGAGGAAGCTTTCGGAACGGGTACAGCAGCTGTTATTTCACCCATTGGAGAATTGAATTGGCAAGGTGACAAGCTGACGCTAAATGGTGGCCAAACGGGTCCCCTCTCTTCCAGAGTGTATGATTTCATAACCGGCATGCAGCGTGGCACCATTGAAGATCCGTTAGGTTGGATCGTGAAACTATAGTTCGAAAGGGCACTCAGAGTTAAATTAACTTTGGGTGCCTTATCTTTTCATAAATTGCTTGTCTAGGCGCTTTTTTGCGAGGAACGATCACATTTGATACAATGACGAGAGTGTTTCTAAATTTAGAACAACGTACCAGATTTACAGAGGAGGTCCCGATTATGGGTTCGAGCAAACCAAAAAGCCGTTCTATTCCTCTATTGCCCTTACGTGGGCTGCTCGTCTACCCCAGTATGGTTTTGCATCTGGATGTAGGTCGTGAGAAGTCGGTCAAAGCATTGGAGCAATGTATGATCGACGATCATATGATTTTGCTATGCTCACAGTCTGAAGTAAATATTGAAGAACCGACACAGGAAGATATTTATCGTGTAGGGACAATTGCAAAAATTCGTCAGATGCTGAAGCTGCCGAATGGAACGATTCGTGTATTGGTTGAAGGCGTGATGCGGGCGAAAATTGAGCAATATTTGCCCAACGAACATTTTTACGAAGTGTTAGCGCATGAACTACAAGAAGGACCTACGAATGATGCTGAACTGGATGCATTGATGCGTGCAGTATTAAGCCAATTTGAACATTATATAAATTTGTCGAAGAAAGTCACTCCCGAGACGCTTGCTGCAGTTACGGATATCGATGAGCCGGGGCGGCTAGCGGATGTGATTACAAGTCATCTGTCGCTTAAAATTAAAGATAAGCAAGAGATTTTGGAGACGGTAAAGGTTCGTCCTCGTCTGATGAAGCTACTTGATTTTTTGAACAATGAGCGAGAAGTGTTGGAGCTTGAGCGGAAGATTAACCAACGCGTCAAGAAACAGATGGAGAAGACGCAGAAGGAATATTATCTCCGCGAACAGATGAAAGCGATCCAGAAGGAGCTAGGTGAGAAGGAAGGCCGTGCAGGCGAGGTTGAGGAGCTAAGAGCTCAACTGGAAGAAGCTGAGCTACCGGAGAAAATCTATACAAAGGTTGTCAAAGAAATCGATCGTCTCGAGAAGATGCCTGCCGCATCGGCTGAGGGAGCGGTTATTCGAACATATGTAGAATGGTTATTGACGCTACCATGGAGCAAGCAAACAGAAGATCATCTTGATCTGGCAGAAGCAGAGCGGATCATGGAAGAAGAGCACTCCGGTTTAGATAAGCCGAAGGAGCGAGTACTAGAATATTTGGCTGTACAACAGCTAGTAAAGAAGCTGAAGGGACCCATTCTCTGTCTCGTAGGCCCTCCAGGTGTCGGGAAAACCTCTTTAGCGCGCTCGATTGCCAAATCGCTCGGTCGTGAGTTTGTGCGGATTTCACTTGGTGGTGTTCGTGACGAAGCGGAAATTCGCGGTCATCGTAGAACGTATGTTGGTGCGATGCCAGGGAGAATTTTGCAAGGGATGAAAAATGCCGGGACGATTAATCCGGTCATCTTGCTTGATGAAATCGATAAGATGGCAAATGATTTCCGTGGTGATCCTTCTTCTGCGCTGTTGGAAGTGCTCGATCCGGAGCAAAACAGCACATTTAGCGATCATTACATTGAACTACCATACGATTTATCCCATGTCATGTTCGTAACAACTGCGAACGTGATGCACAATATCCCTCGTCCGTTACTTGATCGGATGGAACTGTTGCATATTCCAGGATATACGGAGCTAGAGAAGTACCAAATTGCCGAGCGTCATCTGTTGCCGAAGCAGATTCGTAATCATGGTTTGACAGCAGATCAACTTCAAATTGACGATGACGCACTACTTAAGCTCATTCGTGAATATACAAGAGAATCTGGTGTGCGGAATTTGGAGCAACAGCTTGCATCCATATGCCGAAAAGCTGCTAAGGCAATCGTGGCCAATCCAGATGCAACATTGTTCCATGTTGATGTGGAAAAGCTGAAGGAGTTGCTCGGACCTTCAAAATATCGTTATGGGATGGCAGAGGCCGAGGATCAAATTGGTACGGTTACCGGTCTCGCATGGACAGAAGTCGGCGGTGACACTCTCGTCATCGAGGTGACGATTATGCCAGGCAGCGGAAAGCTCACCTTAACAGGTCAATTAGGCGATGTGATGAAGGAATCTGCGCAAGCGGCATTCAGCTATACGCGTAGTCGTGCATTGCAGCTGGGGATCGATCCACTATTCCATGAGAAGAATGATATCCATATTCATATTCCTGAAGGGGCAATTCCGAAAGATGGACCTTCTGCGGGAATTACGATGGCGACAGCATTGATCTCTGCCCTAACGGATCGCAAAATAGCGAGAGAAGTCGCCATGACAGGCGAAATTACGCTACGTGGCAGAGTACTACCGATTGGTGGTTTGAAGGAGAAGTCGCTGGCTGCACACCGGGCAGGTATTACGACGATTCTTATACCGAAGGACAATGAGCGCGATTTGCGCGATGTTCCAGAGAGTGTGAAGGAGAATGTTACCTTTATACCCGTAGCTCATATGGATGAAGTGCTTCAGGTTGCTTTCAGAGATGCTTTGGATGTGCGGGCAAGTAGACTGGGCGCTTCAGAGGAAAGCTTGGAAGCTGAGGAATCAGTGCTTGCAACAGTAAATGCCGAGCGTGATGATTTGCCACCATTAGGCACACATTGATAGGAGTCGTTACACAAGATGAAAATCAAACAAAGTGAATTTGTAATTAGCGCGGTCGGGCCAAGTCAATATCCGGAAGATGGTTTGCCGGAGATTGCCTTGGCCGGCCGTTCCAACGTCGGCAAATCTTCACTCATTAATAAGATGCTGCTTCGGCGCAACCTCGCTCGGACGAGTGCACAGCCGGGTAAGACACAGACGTTGAACTATTACATCATCAATGAACAGCTCTATTTTGTCGATTTCCCCGGCTATGGGTATGCAAGGGTGTCCAAAACCCAGCGTCAAGCTTGGGGGAAGATGATCGAGCTCTATTTACGCGAACGCGAGCCTCTGAAGCTTGTGCTTCAGCTTGTCGATTTTCGTCATCCACCTTCTGCAGAAGATCAGCGTATGTATCAATGGCTTTCGCATTATAATATTCCTATGTGCATCGTTGCAACGAAGACAGACAAAGTGTCTCGTTCGCAATGGCCGAAGCATACGAAGATGATTCGCCAGACATTAGGAATGCCTGGTCACGTCCCTCTTGTCCTGTTCTCCTCAGAGACAGGTCAAGGAAGGGAAGAATTATGGAGCATTCTTGCGCAATCCGCAGATATACCGATGAATCCCCCCTCAGAACCCGCTATTTTGATACAGGAAACAGAGGATAACGGCTAAAAGTTCAGCAGGATCGCAGGAGGAATCGTT is from Candidatus Cohnella colombiensis and encodes:
- a CDS encoding branched-chain amino acid aminotransferase, which encodes MGLKITVERTTAPKQKPDTSKLSFGKHFTDHMFIMEYDTGMGWHDPRIVPYQPISLDPAAKVFHYGQTVFEGMKAYKTPEGPVLMFRPFKNLQRLNRSNARLSIPSLDEDLIMEGLKQLIKIDEDWIPTAQGTSLYIRPFVISTQATLGVAPSESYYFIIILSPVGSYYEEGINPVSIYVESEYVRAVTGGVGNAKTGGNYAAGLKAQQEATEKGYSQVLWLDGVHRKYIEEVGSMNVFFKVAGKVITPALNGSILDGVTRDSVIRVLKHWNIEVEEKTISIDEIVEAHRTGALEEAFGTGTAAVISPIGELNWQGDKLTLNGGQTGPLSSRVYDFITGMQRGTIEDPLGWIVKL
- the lonB gene encoding ATP-dependent protease LonB — translated: MTFSSILMLVQVFFAVVIGVYFWNLLRNQKSNRTAVDRESRKEMDKLRKLRSISLTKPLAEKTRPETMSDIVGQKEGLRALKAALCGGNPQHVLVYGPPGVGKTAAARVILEEAKKNVISPFRHEAKFIEIDATTARFDERGIADPLIGSVHDPIYQGAGAMGVAGIPQPKPGAVTKAHGSILFIDEIGELHPIQLNKLLKVLEDRKVFLESAYYHAEDTNIPLYIHDIFQNGLPADFRLVGATTRSPGELPAALRSRCMEVFFRPLLPDEIEQIAENAIVKIGYQPQKAALEVVKRYATNGREAVNIIQLAAGLALSENRNELAASDIEWVVNSSQLPPRPDRKVPTEPQIGLVNGLAVYGPSMGALLEIEVTAIPVMNGRGQFTITGVVDEEELNGGHRVLRRKSMAKGSLDNVLTVLRRHHLQPDNYDLHVNFPGGTPVDGPSAGVAMAVAIASAITKRPIDNKLAMTGEVSIHGGVKPVGGVVTKVEAAFQAGVERVLIPKENWQQIFEGLEGVQVIAVDRIEEVFDHVFGEHKLHVTPDWQVSELPVAADTFAAAPSGSVLHASVLPVDSGHA
- the lon gene encoding endopeptidase La, which produces MGSSKPKSRSIPLLPLRGLLVYPSMVLHLDVGREKSVKALEQCMIDDHMILLCSQSEVNIEEPTQEDIYRVGTIAKIRQMLKLPNGTIRVLVEGVMRAKIEQYLPNEHFYEVLAHELQEGPTNDAELDALMRAVLSQFEHYINLSKKVTPETLAAVTDIDEPGRLADVITSHLSLKIKDKQEILETVKVRPRLMKLLDFLNNEREVLELERKINQRVKKQMEKTQKEYYLREQMKAIQKELGEKEGRAGEVEELRAQLEEAELPEKIYTKVVKEIDRLEKMPAASAEGAVIRTYVEWLLTLPWSKQTEDHLDLAEAERIMEEEHSGLDKPKERVLEYLAVQQLVKKLKGPILCLVGPPGVGKTSLARSIAKSLGREFVRISLGGVRDEAEIRGHRRTYVGAMPGRILQGMKNAGTINPVILLDEIDKMANDFRGDPSSALLEVLDPEQNSTFSDHYIELPYDLSHVMFVTTANVMHNIPRPLLDRMELLHIPGYTELEKYQIAERHLLPKQIRNHGLTADQLQIDDDALLKLIREYTRESGVRNLEQQLASICRKAAKAIVANPDATLFHVDVEKLKELLGPSKYRYGMAEAEDQIGTVTGLAWTEVGGDTLVIEVTIMPGSGKLTLTGQLGDVMKESAQAAFSYTRSRALQLGIDPLFHEKNDIHIHIPEGAIPKDGPSAGITMATALISALTDRKIAREVAMTGEITLRGRVLPIGGLKEKSLAAHRAGITTILIPKDNERDLRDVPESVKENVTFIPVAHMDEVLQVAFRDALDVRASRLGASEESLEAEESVLATVNAERDDLPPLGTH
- a CDS encoding DEAD/DEAH box helicase, with the translated sequence MTTNREATIASLDKHTIQQICGAATYKRGEAYLRLGHILSMKRELDGQSYRANVKGNQFKRYEVEITFEQDGRVKASCECTSYNSQTYCKHVAAVLLSLVNHKETETTTEQPTITERDTQLTKQVMHLFDRALNRQSEHPDEQVERDDEDTELLNIEFTCKLLKGYSNSPMFAMMMKVGSSRLYIVQRMKDFLRNIDSSTPMVFAKHFTYDPQEHRFRDADLQLIKLMIEAMYAEEIYKDLFHSFSSYSHREERIMMIPPPIWDKMAPLFNQVNIAFEEKPGVLHRMELMEGSLPITVQLDKAGEDGYQLAIDGLKNSLFLDNYRIAAVGGLLYKAEPEQLRRFAELKRMFHYEQDTRLLISTDQIEPFIDRVVRGLKQVVDVEISPQIADRIVNPPLKAHMYLDFIDNKLLAKLEYNYDDIVITPLPQSHIQSSRSDVLLMRDIEREHRIMSLIERSAFKFNGKDVYLDQEDDIYDFLYGTLPQLENDVDIYATAAVNAVMGTIEYRPKARLDVDIGTNWLEVSFDMEGMDEAEIQKLLRNLVEKKKYYRTADGAFLSLEQDNFREINRLFEELDLRRPEMNGNRLRMPAVRSFQLMDQFGKASGVQLGKTLRKLWDDLRNPDNLDFEVPASLETILRDYQKYGYQWLKTLSHYGLGGILADDMGLGKTIQSIVYIVSETEGSTEESLAQRAPVLIVCPASLIYNWAREFQRFAPQLRVVVAAGDREERSELMADFQGADVWITSYPLLRRDIESYEQQHFRTLFLDEAQAIKNYASLTAHAVRRLQATQRFALTGTPIENTIDELWSIFEAIFPGLFSGKKAFSELPREKIARIVKPFILRRLKRDVLKELPDKIESVQPSELSTEQKALYLAYLEKLQSDVVHDLAHGGFQKSRMKILAGLTRLRQLCCHPGLFVSGYEGTSGKLDQLMEIVDECQGSGKRMLIFSQFTSMLDIIRKELDQRERSYFYLDGSTPALTRVEMSGQFNEGERDIFLISLKAGGTGLNLIGADTVVLYDLWWNPAVEQQAADRAHRIGQKNVVQVIRLVAQGTIEEKMLELQQRKKDLIEEVIQPGDAAISTLTEADIRELLEI
- the yihA gene encoding ribosome biogenesis GTP-binding protein YihA/YsxC, with the protein product MKIKQSEFVISAVGPSQYPEDGLPEIALAGRSNVGKSSLINKMLLRRNLARTSAQPGKTQTLNYYIINEQLYFVDFPGYGYARVSKTQRQAWGKMIELYLREREPLKLVLQLVDFRHPPSAEDQRMYQWLSHYNIPMCIVATKTDKVSRSQWPKHTKMIRQTLGMPGHVPLVLFSSETGQGREELWSILAQSADIPMNPPSEPAILIQETEDNG